A stretch of DNA from Micromonospora peucetia:
GGGCAGAAAGTGCAAGATCGCGGGCAGCCCTGCCGGCATTCGACGGTCGGCGGGCTGGGTGGCGTACCCGCGGTCGACAGCGCCGACAGTCAGATGTCGACCGCGACCGCCGCCCCGCCCGTGCCGAAGCCGGCCCCGTCGTACGGGCACCCCGGCAGGAACCGGCTCATCCGACGGTCCGGCTCCCGACCCCGTCGACGGTCAGCACGAAGGTCTCCAGGGACTCGCCCCCGTACCAGTCGGTGCGCCGGCCCACGTGGGTCATGCCGAGCCGGCGGGCCACCGCCATCGACGCGGCGTTGCCCGGGCCCACCACCGCGTAGACCTCCCGGGTGCCGGCGGCCAGTTCCCGCCTCGCCACCGCCCGGGCCGCCTCGGTGGCGTACCCGTGGCCCCAGGAGTCGGGGTGCAGGTGCCAGCCCACCTCGATGTCCTCGGTCGGTACACCCTCGTCCCGCCCGGGCAGCGGCTTGAGCAGCACCGTACCGACCACCACGCCGGTGTCGCGGACCTCGATCGCCCAGGTGCCGTACCGGCCGCCGTGCCCCGCGTGCCGCTCCCGCCACGTCGCGAGCCGTTCGGCGGCCTGCGCCGGATCGGTCATTGGCAGGCCGGGCGCGTTCAACCAGCGGGCGACCTCCGGCCGCGAGTAGATGTCGAAGATCCGGGCCAGGTCGGCCGGGTCGGCGGTCCAGTCCCGCAGGACCAGGCGTTCCGTGCTGAGAACGGTCATGGCCGGCGATCCTAATGAGTGACGTGGGGCGGTGCGGGGAAAGAAGCCGCGATGGGCGGCGGATGGCAACGGGCGAAGCGGGTCACCAGTGCGGCGTTCCGCCCGCTGCGGGGCCGGGACCTGTCGCTGCACGCCGCCGCCATCACCTTCTACGGGGCGATCGCCGTGGTGCCGGTGGCCCTGCTGGCGATCTGGCTGACCTCGCTGCTGGCGGGAGCCGAACGGGTGCGCCGGCTCACCTCGTACGCCGTGCGCACGCTGCCGGACGCGATCGGCGCGCCCCACGCGGTGCAGGCGCTGGTCGAGGCCGGGGTGGGGTTGACCCCGCTGCTGGCGTTGGCGTCGCTGCTGCCGGCGTCGCTCTACGGCGAAGGGCTGCGCCGCGCCTTCGTCTCGGTCGCCGTGCCGCGCAGCGACGAGTCGCTGGTCGGCTGGCGGGGCCGGTTGCTGCTGCTCCCGCTGCTGGCCCCGGCCCCGGCCCTGCTGCTGTCGATCCTGCTCGCACTGCCGACGACCACCGGGCTGGTCCGGCAGGGCGGATGGCCCGGTGCGCTGGGGGTGGTGCTGTCGTTCCTGGCGGTCTGGCTGGTGCTCACCCCGGTGCTGCTCTGGGTGTTCCGGGTGGTCGGGCCGGCCTCGCCGGACTGGCTCTCCACGCTGGGCGTCGGGTCGTTCACCGCGGCCAACCTCTCCGGCTTCCTGCACGGCTTCGTGCTCTTCGCCTCGCTCCCGATCGACCTGGGCGTGCCGTTCGGGGGTATCGACGAGATCGGCGCGGGGGTGGCGGTCCTGCTCTGGCTCTACCTCTTCCACGTGATCGTGCTGGCCGGTTACTCCGCCACCCTCGCCCTGTCCCGCTGGCGCACCACCCGCTCCGGGGTCGCCGGCCCGGGCTCGTCGGACTCGCGGATGCCGAAGCGGCGGTAGACGCGGCCGAGCGGGCCGGGGGCCCACCAGTTCCAGTGGCCCAGCAGGCGCATCGTTGCCGGTACCAGCAGCGCCCGGACCAGCGTCGCGTCCACCACGATCGCCACGATCATGCCGATCCCGATGAGCTTGATGTACGCCATCTCGCCGGTGGCGAAGCCAGCCACCACGATGATCAGCAGCAGCGCGGCAGCGGTGATGATCCGCCCGGTGTGCTGGAGCGCGGTGGCCACCGACGCGGTGTTGTCGCCCGTGCGGTCCCACTCCTCACGCACCCGGGAGAGCAGGAACACCTCATAGTCGGTCGCCAGCCCGAAGAGCACGGCGAGCATGAGGATCGGGTTGCTCGGTTCGATGAACCCGGTCGGGGTGAAGCCGAGCAGGTCGGCGAAGTGCCCGTCCTGGAAGATCCAGACCACCACGCCGAACGACGCGCCGATCGACACCAGGTTCATCAGCACCGCCTTGACCGGCAGCACCACCGAGCCGAAGGCGAGGAACAGCAGGACCAGGATCGCGGCGGCCATCAGCAGGGCCATCCAGGGCAACCGGTCGGCGAGGCCGTCGATCAGGTCGAGGTCCACGCCGGGCCGGCCGCCGACGAGCACCTCGGCGTCGCCCGGCGCG
This window harbors:
- a CDS encoding GNAT family N-acetyltransferase; this encodes MTVLSTERLVLRDWTADPADLARIFDIYSRPEVARWLNAPGLPMTDPAQAAERLATWRERHAGHGGRYGTWAIEVRDTGVVVGTVLLKPLPGRDEGVPTEDIEVGWHLHPDSWGHGYATEAARAVARRELAAGTREVYAVVGPGNAASMAVARRLGMTHVGRRTDWYGGESLETFVLTVDGVGSRTVG
- a CDS encoding YhjD/YihY/BrkB family envelope integrity protein encodes the protein MGGGWQRAKRVTSAAFRPLRGRDLSLHAAAITFYGAIAVVPVALLAIWLTSLLAGAERVRRLTSYAVRTLPDAIGAPHAVQALVEAGVGLTPLLALASLLPASLYGEGLRRAFVSVAVPRSDESLVGWRGRLLLLPLLAPAPALLLSILLALPTTTGLVRQGGWPGALGVVLSFLAVWLVLTPVLLWVFRVVGPASPDWLSTLGVGSFTAANLSGFLHGFVLFASLPIDLGVPFGGIDEIGAGVAVLLWLYLFHVIVLAGYSATLALSRWRTTRSGVAGPGSSDSRMPKRR